In a genomic window of Candidatus Hydrogenedentota bacterium:
- a CDS encoding DUF45 domain-containing protein, whose amino-acid sequence MKKKPPVQLEFALRDETLLSRELEERIGTPVMVTLTDNASTVMSMRRNRADGSLTLRLHHMFLYATGTVVAALAAWIKRPRCKRSGAVIDAFIRENRHMVRRVAKPVRDLRTSGAVYDLRQMYEELNSAHFEGAVAAAITWGKRPAPRRRRSIRFGSYSRDENLIRLHPYLDQDFVPEFFVRYVVFHEMLHAYLGIEESESGRRRIHTPQFNRLERRYPDYEKADAWQRNPANLRRLLR is encoded by the coding sequence ATGAAGAAGAAACCTCCGGTACAACTGGAGTTCGCATTACGCGACGAGACGCTGTTGAGTCGCGAGTTGGAAGAACGCATCGGCACGCCCGTCATGGTCACCCTTACCGACAACGCGTCGACCGTGATGTCGATGCGTCGCAACCGCGCGGATGGAAGTCTTACGCTGCGGCTCCACCACATGTTCCTTTACGCGACGGGTACGGTAGTCGCGGCGCTTGCCGCTTGGATCAAGCGTCCGCGATGCAAGCGCTCCGGCGCGGTCATCGATGCCTTTATTCGCGAGAACCGGCACATGGTCCGGCGAGTCGCGAAGCCGGTTCGCGACCTTCGCACATCAGGCGCTGTCTACGACCTTCGACAAATGTACGAGGAACTCAATAGCGCCCATTTCGAGGGTGCAGTCGCCGCCGCCATAACCTGGGGCAAACGTCCAGCACCGCGCCGCCGCCGTTCCATCCGATTCGGCAGTTACTCACGCGACGAAAATCTCATCCGCCTCCATCCGTATCTCGACCAAGACTTCGTGCCGGAGTTTTTCGTGCGCTATGTGGTCTTTCACGAAATGTTGCACGCCTATCTCGGAATTGAAGAGTCGGAATCAGGACGCCGCCGCATCCATACACCGCAATTTAACCGATTGGAACGTCGCTACCCCGATTACGAAAAGGCGGATGCGTGGCAGCGAAACCCAGCTAACTTGCGCCGCTTGCTGCGCTGA
- a CDS encoding sigma-70 family RNA polymerase sigma factor, producing MSTSSRTDEELIALLCEGAQDALAELVRRYQNDIFRFCLHYVRDVERAKEMAQETFIRVYVARGRFDAERKFRPWVLCIARNLCLNELKRKKAVPMESLEEYASSARDESGEVFRSSADGPDNTLMTVERHEWLFKVLDTLDAESREIVNLRFFQRMAARDIAEIVGSTEGAVRTRLHRILRSLRDEFTELKDEF from the coding sequence GTGAGCACCTCTTCTCGCACAGATGAAGAGTTGATCGCTCTTTTGTGTGAGGGAGCCCAGGACGCACTGGCTGAGCTGGTGCGCCGGTACCAGAACGACATTTTCCGGTTTTGTCTTCACTACGTCAGAGACGTAGAACGGGCCAAGGAAATGGCCCAAGAGACATTCATCCGCGTCTATGTGGCTCGTGGCCGGTTCGACGCGGAACGAAAGTTTCGCCCGTGGGTGCTGTGTATCGCGCGAAATCTGTGCCTCAATGAGTTGAAGCGAAAGAAGGCGGTTCCCATGGAATCGCTGGAGGAGTACGCAAGCTCGGCGCGCGATGAATCGGGCGAAGTCTTCCGCTCTTCTGCCGACGGTCCCGACAATACCCTCATGACCGTCGAACGACACGAGTGGCTGTTCAAAGTGCTCGATACCCTCGACGCCGAATCACGCGAAATCGTGAACTTGCGCTTCTTCCAACGAATGGCCGCCCGCGACATCGCCGAGATTGTCGGAAGTACCGAAGGCGCCGTCCGGACCCGATTGCACCGCATTCTTCGGTCGTTACGCGACGAGTTTACCGAGTTGAAAGACGAGTTTTGA